Proteins co-encoded in one uncultured Draconibacterium sp. genomic window:
- a CDS encoding GyrI-like domain-containing protein: MTKGFKIIGISTRTTNKDNQSQQDLGKLWEQFYADNIFEKIPNKISDEIFSIYTDYKSDFTEDYTTIIGVPVSTLDKIPNGLIGREFQPEKFQEFAAKGEMPDAVINTWIDIWQRDKELKRKYTYDMEVYGEKSLNGKDSEVKIYIAMN, from the coding sequence ATGACAAAAGGATTTAAAATAATTGGAATATCAACAAGGACGACAAACAAAGACAACCAATCTCAACAAGATTTGGGCAAACTTTGGGAACAGTTTTATGCTGATAATATTTTTGAAAAAATTCCGAATAAAATATCAGACGAAATTTTTTCAATTTATACAGACTATAAAAGTGACTTTACGGAAGATTACACAACAATAATCGGAGTGCCAGTTTCAACGCTTGACAAAATTCCAAACGGACTAATTGGGCGTGAATTTCAACCTGAAAAATTTCAAGAGTTTGCAGCAAAAGGAGAAATGCCCGATGCAGTAATAAATACCTGGATAGATATTTGGCAAAGGGATAAAGAGTTAAAACGAAAATATACTTATGATATGGAAGTTTATGGAGAAAAATCTCTGAACGGAAAAGATTCAGAAGTTAAAATTTATATCGCTATGAATTAA
- a CDS encoding DUF3667 domain-containing protein, protein MNICKKCNNEFEGNYCFNCGHPQKLERINSRYIISEIASVLNFQKGIFHTIKELLIKPGQNIRQFISEDRNRLVKPILFIIICSLTYTLFVQIFEFKDGYINFHFDDPNSAMSLIFQWITQNYGYSNILMAVFVAIWIKMFYRKYDYNFYEILILLLFISGMQMLMFALLGALESLTKTPILTFGTYFVLIYAFWAIGQFFDKRKILNYAKAPISYFLGLITFFLAASGIGLLIDLIK, encoded by the coding sequence ATGAATATATGTAAAAAATGTAACAATGAATTTGAAGGCAATTATTGTTTTAACTGTGGACATCCTCAGAAATTAGAAAGGATAAATAGTCGTTATATTATATCCGAAATTGCAAGTGTTTTAAACTTTCAGAAAGGAATTTTTCACACAATAAAAGAACTACTTATAAAACCAGGACAAAATATTCGACAATTTATTTCTGAAGATAGAAATCGACTTGTAAAACCAATTCTTTTTATAATAATCTGCTCATTAACCTATACTCTATTTGTTCAGATTTTTGAATTTAAGGATGGATACATTAATTTTCATTTTGATGATCCCAATTCGGCAATGAGTTTAATATTTCAATGGATAACTCAAAATTATGGTTATTCAAATATTTTAATGGCAGTTTTTGTTGCTATATGGATTAAAATGTTTTATCGAAAATATGACTATAACTTTTATGAGATTCTAATTCTATTGCTTTTCATAAGCGGAATGCAAATGCTAATGTTCGCATTATTAGGTGCACTGGAGAGTTTAACAAAAACACCAATTTTAACTTTTGGAACTTACTTTGTTTTAATTTATGCTTTCTGGGCAATTGGTCAATTTTTTGACAAAAGAAAAATCTTGAATTATGCAAAAGCTCCTATTTCATATTTTTTAGGATTGATTACTTTTTTCCTTGCAGCCTCAGGGATTGGTCTTCTAATAGACTTGATAAAATAA
- a CDS encoding histidine kinase N-terminal 7TM domain-containing protein has product MIDFLPNNSIIQLITTFVAITTCTVLWKFRKAVEVRFLILLEFFVAIWSFSYALEFGTLLLAEKLFYSQLSYLGIAFIPVSYLFFTIAFSQKFHLINKQTIFLTLIIPVITLILVFTNDKHGLIWQKYTLNSSTNMVYYKHGIWFWLFDIYAFTLICWGIFNLISSISIFTAFYKKQIRILIIGSLVPVIANLMYIFNINPIPGFDWTTVSFVLTGLIIAFGIFRYKIFELIPLAREKLLDTMNEGVLVINTKEIIEEANPALIKIFRLNEKTIIHSNFVNTFKRFPNIIELIKSGNDNFIDFELQNNSQTNYYQIRVSTLYDKLGKLSGKLMVVSDVSSIRLAKIQLTKSNEQLKEQNKRNEKLIDDLDAYAHTLAHDLKNSLAVIYSSSDIILEAIEEGDMDTIKEFSTVIKDSSSKTISVTNELLKMATAGHENVATTPIEMQQVYAVALAQVTDIVSNYKATIEVENSWIDAQGYAPWIEEIWINLLSNAMKYGGVPPVIKVGCELSEHGMVKYWVQDNGDGIPKDQQQQIFSKHTRLQPEKASGYGLGLSIVKRIIDKLDGEVGVESSGKKGAGSQFFFKLPFPKVK; this is encoded by the coding sequence ATGATTGATTTTTTACCCAACAACAGCATTATTCAGCTAATAACCACGTTTGTAGCAATAACAACATGTACAGTTCTATGGAAATTTAGAAAAGCCGTTGAGGTACGTTTCCTGATTTTACTGGAGTTTTTTGTTGCCATCTGGTCATTTAGTTATGCACTCGAATTTGGAACACTTCTTCTGGCAGAAAAATTATTTTATTCGCAATTATCGTATCTGGGGATTGCATTTATTCCGGTTTCGTATTTATTTTTCACTATCGCATTTAGTCAAAAATTTCATTTAATAAATAAACAGACTATTTTTCTTACACTCATTATTCCCGTAATAACGCTAATACTGGTATTTACCAACGATAAACACGGACTTATCTGGCAAAAATACACACTAAACAGTAGCACTAACATGGTGTATTACAAACATGGAATTTGGTTTTGGCTTTTCGATATATATGCGTTTACACTAATTTGCTGGGGGATTTTTAACCTGATTAGCTCAATTTCAATATTTACTGCTTTTTATAAGAAGCAAATTCGGATATTGATCATTGGTTCTCTGGTTCCGGTAATTGCTAACCTGATGTATATTTTTAACATTAATCCGATTCCGGGTTTCGACTGGACTACCGTTTCGTTTGTTTTAACCGGATTGATTATTGCATTTGGCATATTCCGCTACAAAATTTTTGAATTGATTCCGCTTGCCCGCGAAAAACTGCTTGACACTATGAACGAAGGAGTTTTAGTAATCAATACAAAAGAGATTATTGAAGAAGCCAATCCGGCCCTGATAAAAATATTTCGTCTGAATGAAAAAACAATCATTCACTCCAACTTCGTTAATACATTTAAAAGATTTCCGAATATTATTGAGCTTATTAAGTCGGGAAACGACAATTTCATCGACTTTGAGCTTCAAAACAACAGTCAAACCAACTATTACCAAATCAGAGTTTCAACGCTTTACGACAAGCTAGGCAAACTTAGCGGAAAACTGATGGTTGTAAGCGATGTTTCATCAATTCGGCTGGCTAAAATTCAGCTTACCAAAAGCAACGAACAGCTAAAAGAACAAAACAAACGAAACGAGAAACTAATTGACGATTTGGATGCTTATGCCCATACGCTGGCTCACGATTTGAAAAACTCGTTAGCCGTGATCTACTCCTCGAGCGATATTATTTTGGAAGCGATTGAAGAGGGTGATATGGATACGATTAAGGAATTTTCGACGGTAATTAAAGATTCATCATCGAAAACCATAAGCGTAACCAACGAGCTATTAAAAATGGCTACTGCAGGACACGAAAATGTTGCGACCACACCAATTGAGATGCAGCAAGTTTATGCTGTAGCATTGGCGCAAGTTACAGATATTGTTAGCAATTATAAGGCTACTATTGAAGTAGAAAACAGCTGGATAGATGCACAAGGTTATGCGCCATGGATAGAGGAAATATGGATAAACCTGCTATCGAATGCAATGAAATACGGAGGAGTTCCGCCGGTGATAAAAGTAGGCTGCGAACTTAGCGAACATGGAATGGTGAAATACTGGGTGCAAGACAATGGGGATGGAATTCCGAAAGATCAACAACAGCAAATATTTAGTAAACATACACGCCTGCAACCCGAAAAGGCCTCTGGATACGGACTCGGCCTGTCGATAGTAAAACGTATTATCGATAAGCTCGATGGTGAAGTGGGTGTTGAAAGTAGCGGTAAAAAAGGTGCAGGCTCACAGTTCTTTTTTAAACTGCCGTTTCCCAAAGTTAAATAA
- a CDS encoding S46 family peptidase: MIKKSLLLLLLGLSLFQLSAKEGMWIPILLEKYNLAEMQEMGFKLTADDIYDVNHASMKDAVVLFGRGCTGELISDNGLLITNHHCGYSQIQSHSTVEHDYLTNGFWAMSRNEELPNKGLSVSFLEYMEDVTDKVMAGTENLEGEAADKKIKENTDRIIKEAKNDGKFTASVKPLFYGNQYFLYVYKVYKDVRLVGAPPSAIGKFGGDTDNWMWPRHTGDFSLFRIYADENNEPAEYSPDNVPYKPKKSFPVSIKGIESGDFTMVFGYPGSTTEYWPRQAVDVTMNQRDPDRIMLRDKKLNIIGRDMKSDPKIRIQYAAKYASISNAWKKWQGEIKGLKRLDAINKKLAYEEEFKKWAQQNNTWDNKYEPVFDAFDVLYADYAKYIKAYDYYREIVMGGVEAFKQARTINSIINSIENGQDERAENMRSAMLKGLPGFYKNFNQPTDEALFATLMPELIHGLDASFIPAEVMEIINQNDRDRLIKKIYQKSILTDREKLESLLENGSEKQILKLRKDPIIALFNQLNFISEKDIIAEVQKISKSINDNMKVYMAGLMKMKEGQAFYPDANLTLRVAYGKVEGYEPKDGVQYKYYTTLTGIIQKDNPQIYDYDVPDRLKELYRTKDFGQYEVNGDVPVCFTASNHTSGGNSGSPVINGNGELIGVNFDRCWEGTMSDIMFDPEHCRNISLDIRYALFIIDKFAGAGYLLNEMEIVK, from the coding sequence ATGATAAAGAAGAGTTTGTTGCTATTATTACTTGGTTTAAGTCTGTTTCAGCTTTCGGCTAAAGAAGGAATGTGGATTCCGATTTTGTTGGAGAAATACAACTTGGCAGAAATGCAGGAAATGGGGTTTAAGCTAACTGCCGACGATATTTACGATGTTAACCACGCCAGCATGAAAGATGCAGTGGTTCTTTTTGGTAGAGGATGTACCGGAGAACTGATATCGGACAACGGACTGCTGATTACCAATCACCATTGCGGATACAGCCAGATTCAGTCGCATAGTACAGTGGAACACGATTACCTTACCAACGGGTTTTGGGCTATGAGCCGCAACGAAGAGCTGCCAAACAAAGGGCTAAGTGTAAGTTTTCTGGAGTATATGGAAGATGTTACCGACAAAGTAATGGCCGGAACCGAAAACCTGGAAGGTGAAGCAGCAGACAAAAAGATAAAAGAAAATACCGACCGCATTATTAAAGAAGCTAAAAACGACGGGAAATTTACTGCTTCGGTAAAACCGCTTTTTTACGGCAACCAGTATTTCCTTTATGTTTACAAAGTTTATAAAGATGTACGTTTGGTAGGAGCGCCACCATCGGCCATTGGTAAATTTGGCGGCGATACCGATAACTGGATGTGGCCGCGACATACCGGCGATTTTTCGCTGTTTAGGATTTATGCCGATGAAAACAACGAGCCGGCCGAGTATTCGCCCGACAATGTGCCGTACAAACCCAAAAAATCATTTCCGGTTTCGATAAAAGGTATTGAGTCAGGTGATTTTACAATGGTTTTTGGTTACCCCGGATCAACCACAGAATACTGGCCACGCCAGGCAGTTGATGTAACCATGAATCAGCGCGATCCGGATCGGATTATGTTACGCGATAAAAAACTTAATATTATTGGACGTGATATGAAATCGGATCCGAAAATTCGAATTCAGTATGCGGCAAAATATGCAAGTATTAGTAATGCCTGGAAAAAATGGCAAGGCGAAATTAAAGGATTAAAACGCCTGGATGCCATTAATAAAAAGCTGGCTTACGAGGAAGAATTTAAAAAATGGGCACAGCAAAACAATACCTGGGATAATAAATACGAACCGGTTTTTGATGCTTTTGATGTGCTGTACGCCGACTATGCAAAGTATATAAAAGCCTATGATTACTACCGCGAAATTGTGATGGGGGGAGTAGAGGCGTTTAAACAGGCACGCACCATCAATTCTATAATCAATAGTATTGAGAACGGACAGGATGAAAGAGCAGAAAACATGCGTTCGGCTATGCTAAAAGGGCTCCCCGGCTTTTACAAAAATTTTAATCAGCCAACCGACGAAGCTTTGTTTGCTACACTTATGCCGGAGTTGATTCATGGCCTCGATGCTTCTTTTATACCAGCCGAAGTAATGGAAATAATAAATCAAAACGATCGGGATAGACTTATTAAAAAAATCTATCAGAAATCGATATTAACCGATCGCGAAAAGTTGGAAAGTTTGCTGGAAAACGGATCGGAAAAACAAATATTGAAATTGCGCAAAGATCCGATTATTGCCCTTTTTAATCAGCTGAACTTTATTTCCGAAAAAGATATTATTGCGGAGGTTCAAAAGATTAGCAAATCTATCAACGACAACATGAAGGTATACATGGCCGGTTTAATGAAGATGAAAGAAGGACAGGCCTTTTATCCTGATGCCAATTTGACTTTGCGTGTAGCCTACGGAAAAGTGGAAGGTTACGAGCCTAAAGACGGCGTACAATACAAGTATTATACAACGCTTACAGGAATAATACAAAAAGACAATCCGCAGATTTACGACTACGATGTGCCTGATCGTTTAAAAGAACTATACCGAACTAAAGATTTTGGGCAATACGAAGTAAACGGCGATGTGCCGGTTTGTTTTACGGCATCAAATCATACTTCTGGTGGCAATTCCGGTAGTCCGGTTATAAATGGTAACGGCGAATTAATTGGGGTGAATTTCGATCGTTGCTGGGAAGGAACAATGAGCGACATCATGTTCGACCCGGAGCACTGCCGCAATATCTCACTCGATATTCGTTACGCCCTTTTTATTATCGATAAGTTTGCGGGAGCCGGATATTTACTTAATGAGATGGAGATTGTGAAATAA
- a CDS encoding two-component regulator propeller domain-containing protein → MIKSITKKCSAKFLLLFCTIIISVVSFAETIDFIYADPIKDKEFESKNSTCIIQDDNGFIWIGTNDGLYCLRGDNLDLYLSGGTDSTSLYDNRIQKLFIDQSGLLWVISMWGVCTYNPHLDNFNRVLSGFELMEDGFHQISAINQDKNNQIYVSSENSIHSIDQQQTAHELVYDNSELRITDFLFDENNNIWISSSNGGLTCFDRSEQTITRYVANEKDSKSIANNNITDICLVDNSKLWIATYGGGINVLDTETREIKRYETNNTYADFVLCTYLDNQNNIWVCDLEGLRRHDEETDTFVEIETFNSSGELIKEFPSRIIQDKQGNYWTVNTSSGVGLRYPAKGITVYDGNRSKFWHTINNNISAIVFDDNNVCWIGNGNDGLDVFDFSNKRHRIYHSDLNDDNSLGLGAVLCLYNDSQNRMWVGTNLGGLQCYDPAKDNFITYLNDPLDSFSISNNDIRGIQEDADGNFWIITHGKGIDYFDYEEQKFYNYNSSKNGLSCDWTFQILLDSSENLWVATSNGVSVLKKGDKKFTCYYNNPEYTNTIPNDYVNCLFEDSKKRIWIGTFSGLCRYNPESDDFYRLDPGFPVQNICSVEEDRDGNLWVCSVTGITNFNPDNEQLILNLDEGDGLPPGIFKPGCSTKNADNVLFFGGNKGVAGFDPEKLIINTEIPDVFITGIFLQNKKVEKFGKNEILPQSPLFIDEINLRHNENSIGFEYASTNYLDHVKNKFKYKLEGLEDKWIEAESSSVNYNYLPYGKYVFRVIAANNDGVWNNEGASIQVVIHTPWWFQWWFIVSFIVFLIFLVIVIFRYRVAVLKAEKQRLEDVVENRTKVLNDKNRILEKQKKELYEKNSLLKQQKQQIETQANKIAEVAENLSQLNVELSTANNTKDKLFSIIAHDLLNPFNAILGFAEVLNEGYKNMDEENRVEIIKHIYESSRNAFDLLNSLLHWARSQDGKIEFNPEHLNIVEIFANVIVEVSATALKKQINIENKLEDKDLAIYFDRNILMLIIRNLLMNAIKFSNEESSIFINAVQTESGPVLLSVRDFGVGMKPDYAATIFKDDVNINIAEGTSGEKGVGLGLRLCKEFVTSHNGEIWVESTPGEGSTFFFTIQGKQ, encoded by the coding sequence ATGATAAAATCGATTACGAAAAAATGTTCGGCCAAATTTCTTTTACTGTTTTGTACAATCATTATTTCTGTTGTTTCATTTGCTGAAACCATCGACTTTATATATGCCGATCCGATTAAGGATAAGGAATTTGAAAGTAAAAACAGTACATGTATTATTCAGGACGACAATGGTTTTATTTGGATTGGAACCAACGACGGATTATATTGCTTGAGGGGCGACAATCTGGATCTTTACCTTTCTGGAGGTACTGATAGCACTAGTTTATACGATAATCGGATTCAGAAACTGTTTATCGATCAATCTGGATTGCTTTGGGTTATCTCCATGTGGGGAGTATGTACTTACAACCCGCATCTTGATAACTTTAATCGTGTTCTGAGTGGATTTGAATTGATGGAGGATGGGTTTCATCAAATTTCGGCTATAAATCAAGATAAAAATAACCAAATTTATGTTTCATCCGAAAATTCGATTCATAGTATCGATCAGCAGCAAACTGCACACGAACTTGTTTACGACAACTCCGAACTTCGGATAACAGACTTTCTTTTCGACGAAAACAATAACATATGGATTTCTTCCAGTAATGGAGGATTGACCTGTTTCGATAGATCGGAACAAACAATAACAAGGTATGTTGCTAACGAAAAGGATAGCAAGAGTATAGCCAATAATAATATTACTGATATTTGTTTAGTAGATAATTCAAAACTCTGGATAGCTACTTATGGGGGAGGTATAAATGTTTTGGACACAGAAACCCGGGAAATAAAACGATATGAAACGAATAATACCTATGCCGACTTTGTGTTGTGTACGTATTTGGATAATCAGAATAATATCTGGGTTTGTGATTTAGAAGGATTACGAAGACATGATGAAGAAACTGATACTTTTGTGGAGATAGAAACCTTCAATTCTTCAGGAGAGCTTATTAAAGAATTTCCTTCTCGGATAATTCAGGACAAACAAGGAAATTACTGGACGGTAAATACCTCCAGCGGCGTTGGACTAAGATATCCTGCAAAGGGGATAACAGTATATGATGGCAATCGGTCGAAATTCTGGCATACGATCAATAATAATATTTCTGCAATCGTTTTTGACGATAATAACGTCTGTTGGATTGGAAATGGAAATGATGGCCTCGATGTTTTTGATTTTAGTAATAAACGTCACCGAATTTATCATTCCGACCTAAATGATGACAACAGTCTGGGATTGGGAGCCGTTTTATGTTTATATAACGATAGCCAAAACAGGATGTGGGTGGGAACCAATCTAGGAGGACTGCAATGCTACGACCCTGCAAAGGATAATTTCATTACCTATTTAAATGATCCACTGGATTCATTCTCCATTTCGAATAACGACATTAGGGGAATACAGGAAGATGCCGATGGTAATTTTTGGATTATAACACATGGAAAGGGAATTGATTATTTCGATTATGAGGAACAAAAGTTTTATAATTACAACTCTTCAAAAAACGGATTGTCGTGTGACTGGACATTCCAGATTTTGCTTGATTCAAGTGAAAACCTTTGGGTAGCAACTTCCAATGGAGTTAGCGTATTGAAAAAAGGTGATAAAAAATTCACATGCTATTATAACAACCCGGAATACACTAATACAATTCCCAATGATTATGTAAATTGTTTGTTTGAAGATTCAAAAAAACGTATTTGGATTGGAACATTTTCGGGATTGTGCAGATACAACCCTGAGAGTGATGATTTTTACCGACTTGATCCAGGTTTTCCGGTACAGAACATCTGTTCCGTAGAAGAAGACAGAGATGGAAATTTATGGGTATGCTCAGTTACCGGAATTACTAATTTTAATCCTGATAACGAGCAGTTAATTCTGAATCTGGATGAGGGAGACGGACTTCCTCCCGGGATATTTAAACCCGGGTGTAGTACTAAAAATGCCGATAATGTTCTTTTTTTTGGTGGAAATAAAGGAGTTGCTGGTTTTGATCCGGAAAAACTGATAATAAATACTGAGATACCTGATGTATTTATAACCGGGATTTTTCTTCAGAATAAAAAAGTTGAGAAGTTTGGGAAAAATGAAATTTTGCCCCAAAGCCCTTTGTTTATCGATGAAATAAATCTGAGACACAACGAAAACTCCATTGGTTTTGAATATGCTTCTACCAATTACCTCGATCATGTCAAAAATAAATTTAAATATAAACTTGAAGGGCTTGAGGATAAGTGGATTGAGGCAGAGAGTTCGAGTGTGAATTATAATTATCTGCCATACGGAAAATATGTGTTTAGGGTTATTGCAGCAAATAACGACGGTGTATGGAACAATGAGGGGGCATCGATACAAGTTGTGATTCATACTCCATGGTGGTTTCAGTGGTGGTTTATTGTAAGCTTTATCGTATTTCTTATTTTCTTGGTAATTGTGATTTTCAGGTACCGCGTAGCTGTACTTAAGGCTGAGAAACAAAGGTTGGAAGATGTTGTAGAAAACAGAACGAAAGTTCTAAATGATAAAAATCGTATTCTGGAGAAACAAAAGAAGGAGCTCTACGAAAAAAACTCGTTACTAAAGCAGCAAAAACAGCAAATTGAAACACAGGCAAATAAAATAGCAGAGGTAGCAGAGAACCTTTCTCAATTAAATGTTGAGCTTTCGACAGCTAATAATACAAAAGATAAGCTTTTCTCGATAATTGCGCATGATCTCCTAAATCCGTTTAATGCAATCCTGGGGTTTGCGGAGGTATTAAATGAAGGTTACAAAAACATGGATGAAGAGAACCGGGTTGAGATTATAAAACATATATACGAGTCTTCGCGTAACGCTTTTGATTTACTGAACAGCTTGTTGCACTGGGCGCGAAGTCAGGATGGAAAAATTGAATTTAATCCGGAACACTTAAACATTGTAGAGATCTTTGCCAATGTAATTGTAGAGGTTTCTGCAACGGCATTAAAAAAACAAATTAATATTGAAAACAAACTCGAAGATAAGGATTTGGCGATATACTTTGACCGGAATATTCTCATGCTGATCATACGAAATCTGTTAATGAATGCCATAAAATTTAGCAATGAAGAAAGTAGTATATTTATTAATGCAGTTCAAACAGAGTCGGGTCCAGTACTTTTATCGGTACGAGATTTTGGTGTTGGAATGAAGCCTGATTATGCAGCAACTATTTTCAAAGATGACGTGAATATTAATATTGCAGAAGGAACATCCGGTGAGAAAGGTGTTGGCCTTGGTCTAAGATTATGTAAAGAATTTGTAACCAGTCATAATGGTGAGATTTGGGTGGAAAGTACTCCGGGCGAAGGAAGTACCTTCTTTTTTACTATTCAGGGAAAACAGTAA
- a CDS encoding acetate--CoA ligase family protein yields MINEKLLSPNSIVVVGASNNIAKPGGKVIKNLLDHNFAGDLFAINPNESKIQGIPAFPDVAELPEIDLAILAIPAKYCLQTITDLAEQNNTKAFIIISAGFGETSDAGKELEQEIVKVVEEHDACLIGPNCIGVMTPWHASVFTTPIPELTSEGCDFISGSGATAVFIMESGISKGLRFASVFSVGNSAQIGVEDVLAYLDEHYVDGESPRAKLLYIENINDPDKLLYHATSLIKKGCKIAAIKAGSSSAGSRAASSHTGALTSSDAAVEALFRKAGIVRCYGREELTTVASIFMCKKLQGEKLAIITHAGGPGVMLTDALEDGGLKIPEIADSPAKTSLLQKLFPGSSVENPIDFLATGTAEQLGHIIDACENDFDVDGMAVIFGSPGLFPIGDVYDVLSEKMKVCKKPIYPILPSIINVKDDVAHFLSRGNVNFPDEVLLGRALTKVMNTPQPVAEVENAHEIDPEAVKGVIAETENGYQPPEIIHKLFDLAGIPRVKEMVAKSESEAVLAAMNIGFPVVMKVVGPVHKTEVGGVILNVRNVTQVRKEFHHLFQIEGTEGVLIAQMAAGTELFLGATYEEPFGHVVLCGMGGIYVEVMKDVASGLAPLTRSEARSMVTNLKSYKILKGFRKQEGVNIDKYVDIIVRLSWLLRFATEIKEIDINPLLGNEQEILAVDARIRIER; encoded by the coding sequence ATGATTAACGAAAAATTGCTCAGTCCCAACAGTATTGTAGTTGTTGGTGCGTCGAATAATATTGCAAAGCCCGGTGGAAAAGTCATAAAAAACCTGTTAGATCACAATTTTGCAGGCGATCTTTTTGCCATTAATCCTAACGAGTCAAAAATTCAGGGAATTCCTGCTTTTCCCGATGTGGCGGAATTACCTGAGATTGATTTGGCAATTTTAGCTATTCCCGCCAAATATTGTTTGCAAACCATTACCGATTTGGCAGAGCAAAATAATACTAAAGCATTTATTATCATCTCTGCCGGATTTGGCGAAACCAGCGATGCTGGAAAAGAACTTGAGCAGGAAATTGTAAAAGTGGTTGAGGAACACGATGCTTGTTTAATCGGGCCAAATTGTATTGGAGTGATGACACCCTGGCATGCCAGTGTTTTTACCACGCCTATACCGGAACTTACTTCCGAAGGTTGCGATTTTATTTCCGGCTCGGGAGCAACTGCTGTTTTTATTATGGAATCCGGTATCTCGAAAGGTTTACGTTTTGCCAGCGTTTTTTCGGTGGGAAACAGCGCACAAATTGGTGTTGAGGATGTTTTGGCTTACCTTGATGAACACTACGTTGATGGCGAAAGCCCGCGCGCAAAATTGTTGTATATTGAGAATATTAACGATCCGGATAAATTGTTATATCACGCTACCTCGTTAATTAAAAAAGGCTGCAAAATAGCTGCGATAAAAGCCGGAAGTTCATCGGCCGGAAGCCGTGCGGCATCATCGCATACCGGAGCACTTACCAGTTCAGATGCTGCTGTTGAGGCATTGTTTCGCAAAGCCGGAATTGTACGTTGCTATGGCCGCGAAGAGTTAACAACTGTTGCCAGTATATTTATGTGCAAAAAGTTGCAGGGCGAGAAACTGGCGATAATAACACATGCCGGAGGACCTGGGGTTATGCTTACTGATGCACTGGAAGACGGTGGATTAAAAATACCGGAGATCGCTGATTCTCCGGCAAAAACTTCTTTGTTGCAAAAGTTATTTCCCGGATCGTCGGTGGAAAATCCCATCGATTTTTTGGCAACAGGAACCGCAGAACAATTAGGACATATTATTGATGCCTGCGAGAATGATTTTGATGTAGATGGAATGGCAGTGATTTTCGGAAGCCCGGGATTATTTCCGATTGGCGATGTTTACGATGTGCTTTCCGAAAAGATGAAAGTTTGTAAAAAACCGATTTACCCGATTCTGCCATCGATTATTAATGTAAAAGATGATGTCGCTCACTTTTTATCGCGAGGCAATGTAAATTTTCCCGACGAGGTGTTGCTGGGCCGTGCGTTAACAAAAGTAATGAATACTCCACAGCCTGTTGCAGAAGTTGAAAATGCGCACGAAATCGATCCTGAGGCAGTTAAAGGAGTAATTGCCGAAACCGAAAATGGTTACCAGCCGCCGGAAATAATTCATAAATTGTTCGATTTGGCGGGAATTCCAAGGGTAAAAGAAATGGTAGCTAAATCAGAGTCGGAAGCAGTGCTGGCTGCCATGAATATTGGTTTTCCGGTGGTAATGAAAGTGGTTGGCCCTGTACACAAAACCGAAGTTGGTGGGGTAATTCTTAATGTTCGGAATGTTACACAGGTGCGCAAAGAGTTTCATCACCTGTTTCAGATTGAAGGAACAGAGGGAGTATTAATAGCTCAAATGGCAGCCGGAACAGAACTGTTTTTAGGAGCTACTTACGAAGAACCTTTCGGACACGTTGTGTTGTGCGGAATGGGCGGCATTTATGTGGAGGTGATGAAAGATGTGGCATCGGGTCTGGCACCGCTAACACGCAGCGAAGCCCGGTCGATGGTTACCAATCTTAAATCATACAAAATACTAAAAGGTTTTCGCAAGCAGGAAGGCGTAAATATCGATAAGTATGTGGATATTATTGTGCGTCTGTCGTGGTTACTGCGTTTTGCTACCGAAATTAAAGAAATTGACATTAATCCGTTGTTGGGGAACGAACAGGAAATTTTGGCGGTTGATGCCCGAATTCGTATAGAACGGTAA